From Prosthecobacter sp., the proteins below share one genomic window:
- a CDS encoding EVE domain-containing protein, with translation MNYWLDLFTGVSWDEFRKAGSNVTGFRESRWNTLQKIKNGDIFLCYLTGVSRFVGLLQVTGKPFKDNTPIWKDQVFPCRLPVKPLLVLDPEFGISVHDFRDRLSCFINASSQHAWTGAFRGSPAKWSSSDGKAVADALRHAQQNPRKLPTDPRKLARKPRAFFGKDKKAVTIPDDDELTLHQKSASAQSPTEHTEIQALLLRLGADMGFDVWVARNDRGRTCNGATLGEMPKMKESLPLQFDDATNRTIELIDVLWLKGNSIVAAFEVESTTSIYSGLLRMSDLTAMQPNLNIPLYLVAPDDRRDKVFSEINRPTFSHLNPPLSDSCRFIAFSELKQKIKEVGAYLRFMKPEFLEELSEECTLDDD, from the coding sequence ATGAACTACTGGCTCGATCTATTTACAGGCGTGAGCTGGGACGAATTTCGGAAGGCAGGCAGCAATGTCACAGGCTTTAGGGAATCTCGATGGAACACTCTCCAAAAGATCAAGAACGGCGACATTTTCCTTTGCTACCTGACAGGTGTATCGCGGTTCGTGGGTCTCCTTCAGGTCACGGGCAAGCCGTTCAAAGACAACACGCCCATCTGGAAGGATCAAGTTTTCCCGTGCCGATTGCCAGTGAAGCCTTTGCTCGTGCTCGATCCTGAGTTTGGCATATCAGTCCACGACTTTCGGGATCGTCTCTCCTGCTTTATCAACGCAAGTTCTCAGCACGCATGGACGGGAGCGTTTCGTGGCTCTCCGGCGAAGTGGTCTAGCAGTGACGGCAAGGCGGTGGCAGATGCTCTTCGTCACGCACAGCAGAATCCCCGAAAACTTCCGACCGATCCCCGCAAGCTGGCTCGAAAGCCCAGGGCCTTCTTCGGCAAAGATAAGAAAGCAGTGACCATTCCAGATGATGATGAACTTACGTTACATCAAAAGTCGGCAAGCGCGCAGTCGCCGACGGAACACACCGAGATACAGGCACTCCTGCTCAGGCTTGGAGCGGACATGGGTTTCGATGTTTGGGTGGCCCGCAATGATCGCGGGAGAACATGCAACGGCGCGACATTGGGCGAGATGCCGAAGATGAAGGAATCGCTTCCACTCCAATTCGACGATGCCACGAACCGCACCATCGAGTTGATTGATGTTCTCTGGCTCAAAGGCAACTCCATCGTAGCTGCTTTTGAAGTAGAGAGCACGACTTCGATCTATTCCGGCTTGCTACGGATGTCCGACCTAACTGCGATGCAGCCCAACTTGAATATTCCTCTTTATCTCGTCGCACCAGATGACCGCAGGGACAAAGTCTTCAGTGAGATCAACAGGCCCACTTTCAGCCACTTGAACCCGCCGCTGTCAGATTCCTGCCGATTCATCGCCTTCTCCGAACTCAAACAGAAGATCAAGGAGGTTGGCGCTTATCTTCGCTTCATGAAGCCTGAGTTCCTCGAAGAACTGTCCGAGGAATGCACGCTGGATGATGACTGA
- a CDS encoding sulfatase-like hydrolase/transferase — MKTSLLLSLCLTAWCASLQAATPNIILMMGDDHGWEETGYNGHPHVKTPVLDEMAATALKFERFYAAHPSCSPTRASFLTGRHPNRMGTFTPGWSFRPEEITSAHLLSQAGYHCAHLGKWHVGAVKKESPVSPLSMGFHECLSHDNFFEMNPSLSRNGGPPELFKGESSEILIREAIQVIERAQKAGKPFFQVIWFGSPHEPYSGLPEDLALYDDLPAKYTKLVKLTSNETGAATKRPQGEVLRERYAEITAMDRAIGTLRKHLAQNGLRENTLLFYCGDNGTSPDAALGFPHRGAKAEVYEGGTLVPGLIEWPARIPKPRSTSVRASTSDLLPTVAAIAGQSLPDRPIDGIDLAPVLNGTMTARPTALHFWEYQAAGTKVAGAKPYIAPELQQGTTPLVKKMGGKATRDFTNFHHPVITEDDHLGARSIIEGDHKLVIHEQKNGAPKIELFDLKADPAEKTNLLEQKPELAKELQSKLRQWQDSVLKSLTGADYQK, encoded by the coding sequence ATGAAAACATCACTGCTTCTATCCCTCTGCCTCACTGCTTGGTGCGCATCACTCCAGGCCGCCACGCCAAACATCATCCTCATGATGGGCGATGACCACGGCTGGGAGGAAACCGGTTACAACGGTCATCCGCATGTCAAAACGCCCGTGCTGGACGAGATGGCGGCCACAGCCTTGAAATTCGAGCGCTTCTACGCCGCACATCCGAGCTGCTCGCCCACGCGGGCGAGTTTCCTCACCGGACGGCATCCGAACCGCATGGGCACCTTCACGCCGGGCTGGTCCTTCCGGCCGGAGGAGATCACCAGCGCGCATCTTTTGAGCCAAGCAGGCTATCACTGCGCCCATCTCGGCAAATGGCATGTCGGCGCGGTGAAGAAGGAGTCGCCTGTGAGTCCGCTGTCGATGGGATTTCATGAGTGCCTCTCGCATGACAACTTCTTCGAGATGAACCCCTCGCTCTCGCGCAATGGCGGGCCGCCGGAGCTTTTCAAAGGCGAAAGCTCCGAGATCCTCATCCGCGAGGCCATTCAAGTCATCGAACGCGCCCAGAAAGCCGGGAAGCCATTCTTCCAGGTCATCTGGTTCGGCTCGCCGCATGAGCCTTACAGCGGTTTGCCCGAAGACCTCGCGCTTTACGACGACCTGCCCGCGAAATACACGAAGCTGGTCAAACTCACCTCGAACGAAACCGGTGCTGCCACCAAGCGTCCACAAGGCGAAGTTCTGCGCGAGCGCTACGCCGAAATCACCGCCATGGACCGCGCCATCGGTACCTTGAGAAAACATCTCGCCCAAAACGGCCTGCGCGAAAACACCCTGCTCTTCTACTGCGGCGACAACGGCACCTCGCCTGATGCCGCGCTGGGTTTTCCGCATCGCGGAGCCAAGGCAGAGGTGTATGAAGGCGGCACACTCGTGCCCGGCCTCATCGAGTGGCCCGCGCGCATTCCAAAGCCGCGCAGCACCAGCGTCCGCGCCAGCACCAGTGATCTGCTGCCCACCGTGGCCGCCATTGCAGGACAATCACTGCCTGATCGCCCGATAGACGGCATCGACCTCGCGCCGGTTCTCAATGGCACCATGACAGCGCGGCCCACGGCACTGCATTTTTGGGAGTATCAAGCCGCAGGCACCAAAGTGGCCGGCGCGAAGCCCTACATCGCGCCCGAGCTTCAGCAGGGCACGACGCCGCTCGTGAAAAAGATGGGTGGCAAGGCCACGCGGGACTTCACCAACTTCCACCATCCCGTCATCACCGAGGACGATCATCTCGGCGCACGCTCCATCATTGAGGGCGACCACAAGCTCGTCATCCATGAGCAGAAAAACGGCGCACCAAAGATCGAGCTCTTCGATTTGAAAGCTGATCCCGCCGAGAAAACAAACCTTCTCGAACAAAAGCCCGAACTCGCCAAGGAACTCCAGTCCAAGCTCCGTCAATGGCAGGACAGCGTGCTGAAAAGCCTCACCGGCGCGGACTACCAGAAGTGA
- a CDS encoding sialate O-acetylesterase, with protein MHRTIAILLLALCPSLFAQKAKKAATPPPTKPPLEAVDITKLPEGATQLDLFLLMGQSNMKGRGVMPEEPKRDPRIVMMHLKDDQWYLARHPLHLTGDAKTFQGHDNAGVGPGLAFAEAIAAANPKLAIGLVPCAVGGSSIKLWQKDAKLYEEGLRRAKLAMQTTVPVKARIRGVIWLQGEANANPQELPQHTERLRAMIEALRADLALPELPFIACTIGEMKPEPLLTNLKAMNEIQLALPKSVPHTACVDARDLKTHIGDAVHFDTAAQNEIGKRFAAKLLELLSQK; from the coding sequence ATGCACCGCACCATCGCCATTCTCCTCCTCGCCCTCTGCCCTTCGCTCTTTGCGCAGAAGGCCAAGAAAGCCGCCACACCACCGCCGACGAAGCCACCGTTGGAGGCGGTGGATATCACGAAGCTGCCGGAGGGTGCGACGCAACTCGATCTGTTCCTGCTCATGGGCCAGTCGAACATGAAAGGGCGCGGCGTGATGCCGGAGGAACCGAAGCGTGATCCGCGCATCGTCATGATGCATCTCAAAGACGACCAGTGGTATCTCGCGCGGCATCCGCTGCATCTCACGGGCGATGCGAAGACCTTCCAAGGACACGACAACGCCGGTGTCGGCCCCGGACTGGCCTTTGCGGAGGCGATTGCCGCGGCGAACCCGAAGCTCGCCATCGGCCTCGTTCCCTGCGCGGTCGGTGGATCGTCAATCAAGCTCTGGCAGAAGGACGCGAAGCTCTACGAAGAGGGACTGCGCCGGGCGAAACTCGCCATGCAAACCACCGTGCCGGTGAAAGCCCGCATTCGCGGCGTCATCTGGCTGCAAGGCGAGGCGAACGCGAATCCGCAGGAGCTGCCTCAACATACGGAGCGTCTGCGTGCGATGATCGAAGCCCTCCGCGCCGATCTCGCGCTGCCGGAGCTGCCCTTCATCGCCTGCACCATCGGCGAGATGAAGCCGGAGCCGCTGCTCACGAATCTCAAGGCGATGAATGAGATCCAGCTCGCCCTGCCGAAGTCAGTGCCACACACGGCCTGCGTCGATGCCCGCGATTTGAAGACGCACATCGGCGATGCCGTTCATTTCGACACCGCCGCGCAGAACGAGATCGGGAAGCGTTTTGCCGCGAAGCTCCTCGAACTCCTTTCCCAAAAGTGA